From Aptenodytes patagonicus chromosome 1, bAptPat1.pri.cur, whole genome shotgun sequence, one genomic window encodes:
- the NDP gene encoding norrin, whose protein sequence is MGNHVLAASISMLSLLVMMGDADSKTDSSFMIDSDPSRCMRHHYVDSISHPLYKCSSKMVLLARCEGRCSQTSRSEPMVSFSTVLKQPFRSTCHCCRPQTSKLKAMRLRCSGGMRLTATYRYILSCHCEECNS, encoded by the exons ATGGGAAATCATGTACTTGCAGCTTCAATTTCCATGCTCTCGCTCCTGGTGATGATGGGAGACGCGGACAGTAAAACAGACAGTTCCTTCATGATCGACTCTGACCCCAGCCGCTGTATGAGGCATCACTATGTCGACTCCATCAGCCACCCCCTCTACAAGTGTAGCTCAAAG ATGGTGCTGCTGGCTCGCTGCGAAGGGCGCTGCAGCCAGACGTCACGCTCAGAGCCGATGGTTTCTTTCAGCACCGTCCTGAAGCAGCCTTTCCGCTCCACCTGCCACTGCTGTCGGCCCCAGACCTCCAAGCTGAAGGCCATGCGGTTGCGATGCTCAGGGGGCATGAGGCTCACTGCCACCTACCGCTACATCCTCTCCTGCCACTGCGAGGAGTGCAACTCCTAG